The region CGCCGTCAGCCGCGCGGCCTCGACGTCGAGCGCCAGGCGTGCCTCGAACTGGTCGCGCAGGCTCGCGCGCCGCGCCATGGTCAGCGGCCGGCCGGCATCGCTGGTCGCGCGGACATAGGTACCCGACCCCTGCCGCGTTTCGAGATAGCCTTGGGAGACCAGAACCCGCACCGCCTCGCGCACCGTGCCGCGGCTGACCGAAAGCATGGCCGACAGCGCGGCTTCATTCGGCAATTTCCCGCCGACCGCCCAGCGTTGGCCGAGAATATCGCTGCGGATCGCCTCGATTGCCGCATCGGCGAGATTGGTCCTGCTGATCGCCCGCATCCCACTACTCATAAAGTCATCTGATGACTTTATGAGTAGTGGGCTCGCGATGGTTCGTCAATGCTGATGAAATCACGGCAATAAAAAAGGGCCGCCTCGGCGACCCTTTCCATGAGTTTGGCCTCAAACTGGCCTGGACTGTCTATGCAGCCCCAGGAAGGCGGGGATTACAGCGAGGGCTGCCTCGCTTTCATCATCTCTCCCATGCCCGTTACGAGGTCCGAAATCTCATTAGACATTGGATCACCTTCCTTTCGTTCTGTTGCTGATAGCTCGAAGGTAGGCTGATTCTTCGCAGATGCAAGAGAGAAATGCGATCAATGCGCCGCCTTGATGAAGGTGCCGTTCTGCAGTTCGCGCATCGCCTGCATGATTTCCTCGCGCGAGTTCATCACGATCGGGCCGTGCCATGCGACCGGCTCCTCGATTGGCTTGCCTGACACAAGCAGGAAACGGATGCCCTGGTCGCCCGCCTGCACCGTCACTTCGTCGCCGCTGTCGAAGACCACGAGCGTGCGGTTGCCGGACATGTCGCGAATGTTCAACTCCTCACCGTCGACTTCCTTCTCGACGCGCACGCCGAAGGGTTTCGACGCATCGCGAAAGGTGCCGGAGCCGGCGAAGATATAGGCGAAGGCGTTGCGATAGGTGTCGACCGGCAGACGCTTCTTCCTGCCGGGCGGCACCGAGACGTCGAGATAGATCGGCTCGGCGGCAACGCCGTCGACGGGACCGGCCTTGCCCCAGAAATCGCCGCAGATCACCCGCACGGCCGTGCCGTCATCATCGACGACGACAGGGATATCGGCGGATTTGACGTCCTGATAGCGCGGCGCCGTCATCTTCAGCGAGGAGGGCAGGTTTGCCCAGAGCTGGAAACCGTGCATGCGGCCGGCGAAATCGCCCTTCGGCATTTCCTGGTGCATGATGCCGCTGCCCGCCGTCATCCACTGGATATCGCCGGCGCCGAGCAGGCCACGGTTGCCAAGGCTGTCGCCGTGTTCGACGGTGCCGGCAAGCACATAGGTGATTGTCTCGATGCCGCGATGCGGGTGCCATGGGAAACCGCGAATATATTCCTCCGGATTGTCATTGCGGAAATCGTCCATCATCAGAAAGGGATCGGTCATCGCAGGATCGCCGAAGCCGAAGACGCGGTGCAGCTTCACGCCCGCGCCTTCCATGGTCGGTGTGGCGGTACTTTCATGTTTGACGGGGCGGATCGACATGATGTCCTCTTGAAGGTTCAACTTGGCGGCAACTATAGCGGCCCGGCCGCTAAGCGCGAAGCCTGCCCTGCGCACAACGCAGTGTTCACAAAAGAACACAGGCTTTCGCCGAATTTGAACATCCCGAGCGCCACGAAACCGTCACCTTGCACTTGCAAACCGGTCGCGCGTTAAGCTGTTGTTAGCCGCGACGGCAGAGAATTTAGCATGCCCGCCGATGCGGCGGCGGGTCCCGGAGCAAGAAAGTCATGTGTCGCTGGGCAGCCTATCGCGGAGACCCTCTCTATCTCGAGGAACTGGTATCCTCGCCCGCCCATTCGCTGATCGAGCAGTCTCATTGCGCCACCCGCGCCAAGACGGCGACCAATGGCGATGGCTTCGGCATCGCCTGGTATGGCGACAGGCCCGAGCCCGGCCGCTACCGCGATATCCTGCCGGCATGGTCGGATTGCAATCTGAAGAGCCTGGCGCGGCAGATCCGTTCGCCGCTCTTCCTTGCCCATGTCCGCGCCGCCACCGGCGGCGGCACGCGCCGTGACAATTGCCACCCCTTCACCCACGACAT is a window of Rhizobium sp. N324 DNA encoding:
- a CDS encoding pirin family protein: MSIRPVKHESTATPTMEGAGVKLHRVFGFGDPAMTDPFLMMDDFRNDNPEEYIRGFPWHPHRGIETITYVLAGTVEHGDSLGNRGLLGAGDIQWMTAGSGIMHQEMPKGDFAGRMHGFQLWANLPSSLKMTAPRYQDVKSADIPVVVDDDGTAVRVICGDFWGKAGPVDGVAAEPIYLDVSVPPGRKKRLPVDTYRNAFAYIFAGSGTFRDASKPFGVRVEKEVDGEELNIRDMSGNRTLVVFDSGDEVTVQAGDQGIRFLLVSGKPIEEPVAWHGPIVMNSREEIMQAMRELQNGTFIKAAH